One stretch of Mustelus asterias chromosome 21, sMusAst1.hap1.1, whole genome shotgun sequence DNA includes these proteins:
- the LOC144508914 gene encoding uncharacterized protein LOC144508914: MNRGRFYNNNKPRPFVPARGNGSSLLIGCGAVTVWPEPPPDWPRRCLRVPFSATFRGRGQAVSLRQLMVRAAENRALSAGLPSKQRRGVCARAEWEVSCSQPCVPSRPMLCLAPPSSVRIRLVQIPSWEKSATLTSGERSPIIWSPSFHKALDKVVDEFWDFSTER, encoded by the exons ATGAACAGGGGGAGATTCTACAACAACAACAAGCCGCGTCCCTTTGTTCCAGCGCGAGGGAACGGCAGCAGCCTCCTGATTGGCTGCGGTGCTGTAACAGTTTGGCCGGAGCCGCCTCCTGATTGGCCGCGGCGCTGTCTCCGAGTTCCATTTTCTGCTacattcagggggcggggccaggcAGTTTCTCTCCGGCAGCTGATGGTCCGAGCGGCCGAGAACAGAGCTCTGAGCGCCGGCCTTCCGAGCAAGCAGCGCCGGGGTGTGTGCGCCAGGGCCGAGTGG GAAGTGTCTTGTAGCCAGCCCTGTGTGCCGAGCAGACCCATGTTGTGTTTGGCTCCACCATCTTCTGTCCGAATTCGGCTCGTGCAAATTCCTAGCTGGGAAAAATCAGCCACATTGACCAGCGGCGAGAGATCTCCGATAATCTGGAGCCCAAGTTTCCACAAGGCTTTGGATAAGGTGGTGGACGAGTTTTGGGATTTTTCAACGGAGAG GTGA